TGCGATGCGGGTGTTCAGGTCTCCGGTAAGGAGCTTTTGGGCGGCGTGAACCTCTGTGTGACTCAGGGGGAGCATTTGGCCGTGATCGGGCCCAATGGTGCGGGCAAGAGCACGCTGGTGAAGCTGCTGCTGGGGATGCACAAGGCAAGTGCTGGCACGGTGCAGATCGGTGGGAGAGATGTTTCTTCCTATCCGCGGCGTGAGTTGGCACGGATGATCGGCTATGTGCCGCAGCTGCTGGCGGCAGAGGTGCCGTACACGGTGAGAGAATTTGTAGAAATGGGTCGCTACGCTCATGGTGATCGTGATGCCAAGGCGGTGGATGAAGCAATGGAGCTTGTGGAGGTGGGTGAATTTTCTGAAAGAGTGGTGGCGACCCTGAGTGGCGGTGAACGTCAGCGGGTCTGTATCGCTGCGGCTCTGGCGCAAGAAGCGCCCCTGCTGCTGCTAGATGAGCCGTTGGCGCATTTGGACCCGGGGCAGAGGATCGAGGTGCAGCGGGTGCTGCGCGGAGTGAGGGAGGAAGTGACCCTCATTGCGGTGACGCATGATCTGGGCTGGATGCAGCGGGACTTCGAGCACGTGCTGGCGCTGCAGGCTGGAGGGGTGAAATTCGATGGATCCGTGCGTGATCTGATGGCTGGTGAAGTGCTGGGTGAGCTCTTTGGCTCTGCGGTGATGGATCAGTTAGGGAGGAGACTGGTGTGAAGAAATTACTCGTGCTTCTGGCTCTGGCGGTGCTGACGCTTTTAGTGGCTCCGCATCTAGGGCACACGGTGCTGGAGGGAAACGACCCTAAAGGTATCAATGATCTGGTGTTTCGGGAAATCCGCGTGCCTCGGGTCTTGATGGCGTTTCTCTGCGGGATGGGTCTGAGTCTGGGGGGGCTGGTTTTTCAAGCGATGTTCCGGAATTCGCTGGCGACCCCTTTCACGCTGGGTGTAGCTAGTGGTTCCACGCTGGGTGTGGCGCTGTGGGTAATGTTCGGGATTCAGTTCTCGTTGCTCGGGATTTCCGGGCTCTCTCTAGCGGCGCTGGCGGGGGCGCTGGTCTCGATTCTTCTGGTCTACGGGATGGCGCGGGTGACGGGTGGTTTTTCTCCGCTGGCCATGCTGCTGGGCGGTGTGGTGCTGAGTTTCTTTTTCTCGAGTCTGACGCTGCTAGTGCAGCATTTCGCGGATGCGGGGAGTACTTTCAGGGTGATGCGCTGGCTGATGGGGAATCTGGGAGGCGCGGATTATGAGGGCGTCTGGCAGGTGCTGCCCTTCGTGCTGAGCGGGATGATGATCGTGAGCTTTTTCCGCAATGAGCTGGACCTGCTTTCCCTCGGCGATGAGTTGGCTCAGAGCCGCGGGGTGGAGGTCGACCGTGTGCGGAAGGTGCTGTTTTTTGCCGTGTCCCTGATGGTGGCGGGGGTCATGACGGTCTGCGGGCCGATCGGCTTTGTGGGGATCATGGTGCCGCATTTCTGCCGCATGCTTTTTGGAGTGAGTCACCGAAACTTGGTCTGGGCGAGTGTGCTGCTCGGGGGGATTTTTCTGGTCTGGTGCGATACCTTGGCTAGGTCGATCTCTGTAGGTGGTGAGCTGCCGGTGGGGGTGCTGACTGCGCTCCTTGGTGGGCCGTTTTTCCTCTGGCTACTGGTTCAGAATGGGGGCCGGGGTATGCGCTATTGATTTCTTGACGGATCGTGGGGTGTTGCTTCATAGTATTTAGTGAATGAAATCTCACGTACTCCCTACACTCACTTTGTCTCTCGCAGCGCTGCTTCCTCTCAGTTATTCAGCTGATGCAGCGACGACTGCCTTTAACTTCTTTCATACCAGCTTTGCTGCGAATACGGGAATTGATGATTCCACCGAAAACACGGATGCTTTGAATGCTGTAGCCGGGCTGGACTCGCCGAATTGGTATAATTTGGGAATTGCGGGCTCTGGTGGACCGACGGGGACTGACTCTGGAGATGGAATTGGTGTCCAGTGGTGGTCCAGTAATGCTTTTAATGCAGGATCAGAAGGAGTGACTGCTGGTGGAGATGCTTCCCAGCAGGTTTTTCGGATGTATCTGGATGATGGTGATGGTGGTACTTCCTATGCTGCCGCAGACGGCTACGGAGTGACGATTAGTGTCACTGGCTTGTCAGCTTATCTAGCTAGTCAGAGTGCTACGAGCTATACGGTCACGCTTTTCTTGTCCACAGATAGCAGTGATTTCACGCAGCCTGAAATCCGGGATGGAGCGCTGACGGGTTCTAATAATGTGACAGATCTGAGTCTGCTGGGATCACCAACCGTGAATGTGCTAGGGGATGGTACCCAGCCTGTGCCGAGTGGGGCGCAGAGTAACACGGGCGGTACCCGTGGTGTCGCTAGCTTGACTGGTTTGACTGCGGATGAAATTACGATCGCCATGCCGACGAATGCTGGTGGAGGTGTCAGGGGCTCAATTGCAGGTTTTGCAATTACCGCTGTTCCTGAGCCATCTTCTACCATGATGCTAGGTCTTGCCGGGGTGGGATTCATACTGCGCAGGCGCAGGTAAGATTGGCCAGCTTCAGCTCGTTCGTAGCGCGTCTCTAGGGAGACGCGTTTTTTATTACTGGGAAGATATGGGAATCTTAGTTTCCTGGGGCAGGGGGTAAAAAGTCAGCAAAGGCTTTGTGTGAAGGAGTCGTTCGGTCATGGTTTTTATGTACAATTACGTACTCAATGTCGGCTGTTGACTGTCATGATTGTGACATGGAGTTCGAGCTGATTCTCTGGTTGGGGAGCGCTGTGACTGTACTTAGTTTACTAGTTTTGTATGTTCCTGATGTTCATTCTGGGGAGCTTGGTTTGTGCAGGCTATGAAGCAGGCGAATTCAAGGGGTGGGGCGGAGTGGTCGCCGGGTTGTCAGGATAAGGTTCAGGTGAGCTAACGATCGTGCTGCTGATAAGTGTGGCTGAGAGGGGGGAGGGAGTCAAAATTTGGGGGTGATTGCGGGGCTGTGGGGGGGGGGGCATGTCCCTCGTTGTCCGAGGGCTTGTTTTTTGTTCGTCTCATTTTCCCTTGGGGAAAGATTGATCCAGCACATAAATAAATCGGTTGTTTGAATTTGGGGTGCAACACGCCATCACTGGATGGACGTATTTTTACATCTAGTGTGGTGGACTGGTTTTTCTAGAGACTCGTGAGGGTAGCGGGGGGAGGTTTCAAGCGTAGTTTGCGAGTGTTGTTTTGAAGTGGATCTCGTGCTTTGTCAGATATTGGGGAGGAATTAGCTAGATAAAGCATTGCCTGGTGCAAGTTGAAGTCGTGCTGGAGGTGATAGTGGATGTTTCAGTGTGATCATTTCACGGGTTGAAGTCTGGACGTGGTGTCCAGGGTATTAATGATGCAAGTGTATCAAGCGAGTGTAAATGGATGGTAATATGTACAAAATACAATAAAAGATAGAATATATTTACATGGCTTGTGATGATGTATTTAGTTTCGGTTTTTAGGAAGCTTTTGATTTATGGGGTTGATGGTATTGAAGGATTTAATCAGTTGATTGAATAGGATTTTGCTTGTTGTAGTAGTTGATTGAAGGGCTTGTTGGTCGATCTGATAGAGTTTTCTTGCAAGATTCAATCAAATGCTTTAATTGTTCGCTAGGCTATGAAGGGATCAAAATCTAGTGAAGCAACTCGTGAGCGAATTTTGGAGGCAGCGGAAGTCTTGTTTGCGGAGCGTGGGTTCGATGGGGTGTCACTGCGTGACATTACGGCGGCGGCTCTGGCGAACGTGGCGGCTGTGAATTATCACTTCGGAACCAAGGAGGCTCTGATGGATCAGATTCTGCTGAGGTATCTAGTTCCGCTGAATCAGGAGCGCCTGGAGCTTCTGGCCGAGGTGGAGAAACGAGAAGGTGGTGTTGAGGAGATTTTGGGTGCTTTGTTGAAGCCG
Above is a genomic segment from Rubritalea squalenifaciens DSM 18772 containing:
- a CDS encoding ABC transporter ATP-binding protein — its product is MSECLIELCDAGVQVSGKELLGGVNLCVTQGEHLAVIGPNGAGKSTLVKLLLGMHKASAGTVQIGGRDVSSYPRRELARMIGYVPQLLAAEVPYTVREFVEMGRYAHGDRDAKAVDEAMELVEVGEFSERVVATLSGGERQRVCIAAALAQEAPLLLLDEPLAHLDPGQRIEVQRVLRGVREEVTLIAVTHDLGWMQRDFEHVLALQAGGVKFDGSVRDLMAGEVLGELFGSAVMDQLGRRLV
- a CDS encoding FecCD family ABC transporter permease, which produces MKKLLVLLALAVLTLLVAPHLGHTVLEGNDPKGINDLVFREIRVPRVLMAFLCGMGLSLGGLVFQAMFRNSLATPFTLGVASGSTLGVALWVMFGIQFSLLGISGLSLAALAGALVSILLVYGMARVTGGFSPLAMLLGGVVLSFFFSSLTLLVQHFADAGSTFRVMRWLMGNLGGADYEGVWQVLPFVLSGMMIVSFFRNELDLLSLGDELAQSRGVEVDRVRKVLFFAVSLMVAGVMTVCGPIGFVGIMVPHFCRMLFGVSHRNLVWASVLLGGIFLVWCDTLARSISVGGELPVGVLTALLGGPFFLWLLVQNGGRGMRY
- a CDS encoding PEP-CTERM sorting domain-containing protein, yielding MKSHVLPTLTLSLAALLPLSYSADAATTAFNFFHTSFAANTGIDDSTENTDALNAVAGLDSPNWYNLGIAGSGGPTGTDSGDGIGVQWWSSNAFNAGSEGVTAGGDASQQVFRMYLDDGDGGTSYAAADGYGVTISVTGLSAYLASQSATSYTVTLFLSTDSSDFTQPEIRDGALTGSNNVTDLSLLGSPTVNVLGDGTQPVPSGAQSNTGGTRGVASLTGLTADEITIAMPTNAGGGVRGSIAGFAITAVPEPSSTMMLGLAGVGFILRRRR